The sequence TGGTCTCTCTAGCAAGCAGATACAAATACTGTATATGCAATTTTGGAACACTGAAATATTAGCATTCAAGTCATTGCAAGGGCCAACAGTATTCTGCAATCCTCCCAAAACAAATGCACACATCCaaatgcatttaatttaaaataaatatttcacaGTCCAgcaaaatgtaaatgcaaatttatcTGTTTTGGAAAATATTTGGTGTTTGTTTTTGACATAAATGCTACAGACTTTAAAGCTTATTCAATCACAGAAAAGAGTCACAgtatattttaaagaaaatatttcacACTATTATTTACTTGCAATTTTGTGAAGATGCTGTGTTCAGATTACCTATTATGTTTGCTTACTTAACCACAGGGAGGACACTTCAAAGGTGATTACTTAGCTGTGAGGCAAGAGTAGATAGAGGACCAATAAAAGGTGATGCTAGAGAAATTATAATGGTGATAAGGAGATGGTAGAGGTACTGAATGaccattttgcatcagtcttcactgtggaagacattaacagTATACTAGACTTTCAAGGGTGTCAAGGAATCCTGTTGTCAGcctatatccaagggagagttaggaaaatggaatataaagctagattgttatctgatcattcacccctgttattagcaatagaactggaggacatcccaccaagaacatgtagatggagattaaactccatgctacttaaaagacaggaatttagagaacttattgaacgccaaattaaaatgtactttgaaataaatacggaatcagtgaaagacaaatttattttatgggatgcaatgaaagccttcattagagggcagataataagttatgtaattaagatgaaaaaggactacaatcggaaaatagaacagctggaaagggaaataataactacagaaaaagaactagcaacaagggaagatacaacagaaagtagagaattggcggacaaaaaaaaagatttaaacataaagataaaaaatgaaatatgggaaaagttatgctctggaactatgaaaaatataacaaatatgaggttacgcatgatacaatataattggttacacaggctatatgttatgccccaaaagttaaataaatgggatccaacattatcagatagctgtaagaagaaaatgggaacaacagtacatgcaatttgggcatgtgagaaagtgaaaaagttttgggaagatctaaatcaggtattaaataaaatcacaaaaagcaacataccaaaatatccagagatctttcttctaagtaatataagaagtaaagaattaggcttcaaactggatgaagctcaaaaaagatttattatgatagccttagctgtagcaaaaaaaatgtataaattcaacttggaaatcagaagagagcctgagagtacagcaatggatcatagaaaggaataaatgtattccattggaaaaaataacatataatttttttaaataacatataatttaaaaattaaagtcacattatttgaacaaatttgggaactgtacatggaacataacagagagggcttcgCAGATATaaaagatgacacaattttcttgtttattttcattgtgtgatgacattgtttaatgggtttattgtattgtatatgttgaacatttaatggatttgaaagggggtgggaagaagggagggaagggaggggggaagaaaggggagaaaatgccactgtgtatattcaaaagggaaatgtttgtgtgtgttttgattaatatggttcatagtgtgaaaatttttttttaaaaagggtgtCAGTGAAGAGAGATGAGTGCAGTCATAATCACCAGAGTGAAGGTGCTTGGAAAAATGAAAAGTCTAAGGGTAGATATGTCTCTCAGactagatggaatgcaccctcaggttctgaaagaagtagctttAGATATTGAGGAGGCACTAGTAAATattcttccaagaatcaataaacTCTGGGATTGTTCTGGAAAATTGCCAATAAaactctgctatttaaaaagggaggcagcagaaaataAAGTATGAacctgttagcctaacatcagtgattgggaagattttaagagatgattgtcaaggatgaggttatggagtaacTGAAGGTGTGTGACAAGattggccaaagtcagcatggtttcctaaaggaaaaaatcttgcctgacaaacctactgcaatttttttgaggaaaccacaaacaGGGTAGACAATGGGCACGCCGTATATGTTGTACATTTTGATTTTCAATGGCCTTtcacaaggtgctgcacatgaggccaTTTCTTTTCATGTTACATGTTAATGATTTTGATTGTGCAATAAATAGCTTTGTAGCAAAGTTTGCACATGATACaataagaggtggagagactgcagagagaCTTTGATAGATTAGGAGATTGGATAAAAAAATGTGCCAAAtgtaatacaattttaaaaagtgtATTGACATGCTctttggaagaaggaataaaagggcagactattatttggatataTGGAAAATTCAGAGGGACTTTTGAGTCCTTGTTCagaataccctaaaggttaagaTTTGGAATAATGATTCCTGGAAAGAAGGGATTAACACATGAGGGGcagcctgtactcactggagttcagaagaatgagggggagagctcatagaagcatttcaaatgttgaaaggcctggctGGACAGAGTTgttccccatggtaggggagtcaaggacaagagggcataatttcagaatTGAAGGCGGCCATTTTaaacagatgtggagaaattttttgagccagagagtggtgaacctctggaatttgttgccatgaacCAGattgttgagtgtatttaaggcagaaactgATAcctatttgaatagtcagggtatccaaGGTTATGGGAGAAGTCAGGGGAAAGGGGCTGAGAGGGAGAATGGTTCAGTTCATGAAGAAATGCAGAGCAAGCTCAAtgtgccaaatggcctacttttgttcctatatcttatggtctatgTCACAATAAACTTTTGGGAATCATTGTGTGAATCATTCACCACAAAATGATCCAATACACCAATAATGTCAATGCTGGTCATTAAGTACACACCCATATTAATCCCATTCACCAGAATTTGGTCCATAGTTTACCATGCCTAGGTGTTTCAAGTGCTCATCCAGATGCTTCTTAAATTATAATAAAAGTGCCTACCTCCAACACTTTCTCAGATGACAAGATCCAAATTTCAATCACTGAACTTCTTACTTCTTAAACCTTTGTCCCCTCATCCAAGACATCTCTGTCATGTAAAGATCTTCCCAGTATAATGCCTCTCATTGTTTTGTATTCTTTTATCACTTTTAGCCTCTGCTGCTTCAAGGAAATAAAACTCAGTGTATCTAGTCTCTGCACAAATAAATCATTCCATGCCAGGCAACAACCTGGCAAATTTTATCTGCATCCTGTCCAGTGCAATCTAACTCTTCATTTTTGGGCCCTGGGCCTCAATTTTGGCATAAAGGCAATGTTTTGGAGACAATCATTAAGTTCAAATTTTGGTTCTGTTCAGTGCCATGAATTGTtaatatttattgaaataaatctAAAAATCTTATCCGACTACTAGTGCTCTTAAGGTTAAGTGTTCCTGTATTATCATGTACATAAATAAAGTTTGTTTGAATATTCATTGATGGTGGGGGTGTTAACAGAAATTGTATGTTGATATttatgccgtctggttggagagagggaatatgaggtgttgtttcccTGATTTGTGTGCGACCTCAATTTGGCTATAGAGAAGTTTAACCAAGATGTCACAAGAATATTGGCCATTTTTAAAGACTGCAGAGGCTAGAGTGGCTTTCATCAGAGTTGCAATTGTGATCATATCAGCTATCTGTGTGGTCCAAGAAGTCTCTTCCTGCTCCTAATTCTCATTCATGAGGGACTTGGTAAAAAGACTAGGAAACACTGCTACCTCTTAACACAGTAGTCATAAAATGTAAAGTGATTTTTTTAGAGAATTAGAAATGTGGCAGGTTGAAGATATCAGTTTGAGTTTCAGCGGATGAAAGAATGGCAGATGCAGAAATCTTTCATTCAATTCTGTAGCTGATACGACAAAGGACAAAAAAAGTTCCAGTGAGATTCTGTCTTATCTGCCACCCTAGATAGTCACCATAAATTACTACAAATGATTAGATTGGCTAGGTATTCAGGAATGGAAGGTACAATCGCAATTGCAATCCAGATCTTATCACTTTACTTCACAGGTATGTACTTCCATGCAGCAATCATTGAACAACAACTATAGCAGAAACTTTAGATGAACTTCACATATTATTCAAGGTCGTCAGCAGAGTTGAGCTCGAACTAGTGACTTCCTTTGGGTTGGTAGTTGGGCTGGGCATTATATATATTCTATAaactgcttttaaaaaaataagtttttgatgtttttaaaaatccaaaaaaaacctACCCAAAGGTAACATTACaaatcattaagctggaaagcttCCTGGAAAAGTCCATTTTATGCATTTtaaatcactttaaaaaaaaacatcggaTGAGACAACGTCACACATTGCACTGGGAAACTTTTGGTCAGAGTTGgcgcgggtggggggggggggctctgcgTGAGATGCAAACGAGCTGTCGTGACGTCAGTAAAGCCAGTGATTCGATTGGCTGTGAAGCCCTGTGTGTGAGGtcacagaggggggggggggtctgtgctGGCGATGTTTACAGCGGCGCTGCGGGGTTTGTGTCGCTGAAGACTGGCTGCGGGTCGTGTCGCTGCCCATGTCGCTTTATCCCTTCACCGCCTCGATCGACTGGCCTGCGGTTATTTTGAAAAAGATGTAATTCTCCCTGCCGAATACTGTCAGGGAAAAGAAAACACACTCCGAAGAGACTCCCCCGCACGCTATTTGTgatcagagtggggggggggggaaagtcgaATTCGTCGCCTTGATCCGAACAAAAGAAAAAGTCCGTCGGCTGTTGTATCTGGGAACAAAACCGAAGTCAAAccaaaaagacccccccccccccccaacccagttTCGCACAAAAGAGTAATTCTTTTGATTGGACGTTTTTGTGCGAGTGTGTGGCAGTGAAGAGAGGATCGTCCTCGCCGTTGTGTTGGAGCCAGCTGATGAGTCCTGGGGAAGAGCGGATCAAAATGAAGACGGAGATTACAACTGCCGTGGCCTTTATTACCAGACTGCTGAGGACGACGGGGCTCATTTCTGACGAGCAGCTCCAGCATTTCAGCGAGTCGCTGGAGAAATCCTTGGCAGGTGAGAAGAAAGAAGCCCACACgcaggaggtgggggtgggggggtcctgtGTACGAGGATGGGAAGCCCTCTTCCCATCACATCGTCTGGCAAACATCACAGGGGAGCAGCCTGTTAGAGAAAGGTCAACCATGCAAAAGTgttgtcatcatctcccccccacccccccccccccctcgactTGACGAACAAAGCGCAGTTGGGGTCTCACCAGGAAAGCAGAGCAGAAGGAATCCTGCAGGTCATTTGAATCTAACGTTTCTTCTTTGTTTGACAGAACATTACCGGCACCATTGGTTCCCCCACATGCCCTGCAAAGGATCGGGCTATCGATGCATTCGGATCAACCACAAAATGGATCCTCTGATCGCCAGGGCGTCCAACATCATCGGCCTCAGCAGTCAACAACTTTTCCAACTTTTGCCAAGTGAATTGACTCTGTGGGTCGACCCATTCGAGGTGTCCTACCGAATAGGTGAAGACGGCTCCATTTGTGTTCTTTATGAAAATGTGCCGAGCAGCGGGATTTCTCCCTTAGATAGCATGATCAGTTGCAAGGATGAATTTAGAATTGGCAGATCGAGCCCCTCTAAGAGCTAC comes from Narcine bancroftii isolate sNarBan1 chromosome 5, sNarBan1.hap1, whole genome shotgun sequence and encodes:
- the LOC138763309 gene encoding protein BTG1: MSPGEERIKMKTEITTAVAFITRLLRTTGLISDEQLQHFSESLEKSLAEHYRHHWFPHMPCKGSGYRCIRINHKMDPLIARASNIIGLSSQQLFQLLPSELTLWVDPFEVSYRIGEDGSICVLYENVPSSGISPLDSMISCKDEFRIGRSSPSKSYMMTVSS